One window of the Agrobacterium larrymoorei genome contains the following:
- a CDS encoding glycosyltransferase family 2 protein, which produces MAKFTVVIPYYQKKHGILGRALASVFSQECQDFDLVIVDDESPYPIENELAELSDEQKNRIRVVKQANAGPGGARNTGLDHVPAETRYVAFLDSDDIWTPEHLKNAELSLDQFEGECYWASMQASDEFYYHFAMSELEKNEGAARLSESPRVIELPDLASVMLRNWSFLHLSCMVIGRPLFEKIRFDPALRLAAEDVLFFCDCILASKRTLLCDDAGAARGMGVNIFHSIDNTSPEFLRQQFNTWVALDTLQSRFSKRPADVASIASYKNTARRQALWSQAGKLKRRKAPELGLLFKWMMRDPAILRAAFELGAGKIVRSK; this is translated from the coding sequence ATGGCGAAATTTACAGTCGTTATTCCATACTACCAGAAGAAGCATGGCATACTTGGCCGAGCGCTCGCATCGGTTTTCTCGCAGGAATGCCAGGATTTCGATCTCGTCATTGTCGACGACGAATCGCCTTATCCCATTGAAAATGAACTGGCAGAGCTGAGCGACGAGCAGAAAAACCGCATCAGGGTGGTGAAACAGGCGAATGCCGGTCCAGGTGGCGCGCGCAATACGGGGCTCGATCATGTGCCCGCCGAAACGCGTTATGTGGCCTTTCTTGATTCGGACGATATCTGGACGCCGGAGCATTTGAAAAATGCTGAGCTCAGCCTCGATCAGTTCGAAGGCGAATGCTACTGGGCGTCGATGCAGGCAAGCGACGAGTTCTATTACCACTTCGCCATGTCGGAACTCGAGAAGAACGAGGGTGCCGCGCGCTTGAGCGAATCACCGCGTGTCATAGAGCTGCCGGATCTTGCGAGCGTCATGCTGCGCAACTGGAGCTTCCTGCATCTGTCCTGCATGGTCATAGGCAGGCCGCTGTTTGAAAAGATCCGCTTCGATCCCGCCCTTCGCCTGGCGGCCGAAGACGTGCTCTTCTTCTGCGATTGCATCCTCGCATCCAAGCGCACTCTTCTCTGCGATGATGCCGGTGCCGCGCGCGGCATGGGCGTCAACATCTTCCATAGTATCGACAACACCTCGCCGGAATTCCTGCGCCAACAGTTCAACACATGGGTTGCGCTCGACACCTTGCAGAGCCGTTTTTCCAAACGTCCCGCCGATGTGGCTTCCATCGCGTCCTACAAAAACACGGCGCGCAGACAGGCGCTCTGGAGCCAGGCCGGCAAGCTGAAACGTCGCAAGGCGCCCGAGCTTGGCCTGCTGTTCAAATGGATGATGCGTGATCCGGCGATCCTGCGTGCCGCCTTCGAACTTGGGGCCGGCAAGATCGTCCGCTCGAAGTGA
- a CDS encoding lipopolysaccharide biosynthesis protein: MPPAPSVKTITANVGWSVLSKTGTFGLKFVTVPILARLLTPEEFGVVAVGLTVVQFLTMIAGAGLTSALIVEKEEDMDTIHTVFWANLAISCTMAAILYFGAEFFGGLLGAVESAYLLRIMAFLIPLQLAGDVAYSLLARRMNFSKDAIWSMTSESAAAIIAVVLAFAGFGVWALIIQLFAAALIRLVGLYAVSRYTPRLVMKPKRLIPLLGFSSGLMGSEIANFVTFQSPMVIIARYLGLADAGAYSASNRFASIPNQVVLSAVMGVLFPAFSRMMDDRQRRREALMFSTQVLTVILAPMMFGLWAVAEPAMLVIFGQNWAYAWPVLGLLALSKAILTPCSTFIPYLKGAGYGRVLFWSATIRAVVTTAAVWVAAVYGSLIDAMIWLCIVNAATLIAYSWAVFKASETPFFSGLYVSSRPMISAFIMALAVRYILQWMGASLPHAYMQVLVGAVAGGVIYGVLILLTERALLRKIIGLVRSRKDQGAPAPVAS; encoded by the coding sequence ATGCCTCCAGCCCCAAGCGTCAAAACCATCACGGCCAATGTCGGGTGGAGCGTGTTATCAAAGACAGGCACATTCGGGCTTAAATTTGTCACAGTCCCGATTCTTGCACGTTTGCTGACCCCGGAAGAATTCGGCGTCGTCGCTGTCGGGCTCACCGTCGTGCAATTTTTGACGATGATTGCAGGCGCTGGCCTGACCTCCGCTCTGATTGTGGAAAAGGAAGAGGATATGGACACGATCCATACCGTCTTCTGGGCCAATCTGGCAATTTCCTGCACAATGGCTGCGATCCTTTACTTTGGCGCGGAGTTCTTCGGTGGTCTGCTGGGTGCGGTGGAAAGCGCCTATCTGCTGCGCATCATGGCCTTTCTCATTCCCCTGCAACTGGCAGGCGATGTGGCTTATTCGCTTCTGGCGCGGCGGATGAATTTCAGCAAGGACGCCATTTGGAGCATGACGTCGGAAAGCGCCGCCGCCATCATTGCCGTCGTACTGGCCTTTGCCGGCTTTGGGGTGTGGGCTCTGATCATCCAGCTTTTCGCCGCAGCACTGATCCGGCTCGTCGGGCTCTACGCCGTGTCACGCTATACGCCACGCCTCGTCATGAAGCCAAAGCGGCTGATCCCTTTGCTCGGCTTCAGTTCGGGCCTGATGGGCTCGGAGATCGCCAACTTCGTCACCTTCCAATCGCCGATGGTGATCATCGCCCGCTATCTAGGACTTGCCGACGCTGGCGCATACTCCGCCTCCAATCGCTTCGCCAGCATTCCAAACCAGGTCGTGCTCTCCGCCGTGATGGGCGTTCTCTTCCCCGCCTTCAGCCGCATGATGGACGACCGGCAGCGGCGGCGCGAAGCGCTGATGTTCAGCACGCAGGTATTGACCGTCATCCTGGCACCGATGATGTTCGGCCTTTGGGCGGTGGCAGAACCCGCAATGCTGGTGATCTTCGGCCAGAACTGGGCCTATGCCTGGCCGGTGCTCGGCCTGCTTGCCCTGTCGAAAGCCATCCTCACCCCATGCAGCACTTTCATTCCCTATCTGAAGGGTGCCGGCTATGGGCGTGTGCTTTTCTGGTCCGCCACGATCCGTGCCGTCGTGACCACCGCTGCGGTCTGGGTTGCCGCAGTTTATGGCTCGCTGATCGACGCGATGATCTGGCTCTGCATCGTCAATGCGGCGACGCTCATTGCCTATTCCTGGGCCGTGTTCAAGGCGAGCGAAACACCCTTCTTCTCCGGCCTCTATGTCAGCAGCCGGCCGATGATTTCGGCCTTCATCATGGCCCTTGCGGTCCGCTACATTCTGCAATGGATGGGCGCCTCGCTTCCGCATGCCTATATGCAGGTGCTCGTCGGCGCTGTCGCCGGCGGCGTAATCTACGGTGTTTTGATCCTGCTGACCGAACGCGCGCTTTTGCGCAAAATCATCGGTCTGGTGAGATCGCGAAAAGACCAAGGCGCACCCGCACCCGTCGCCAGCTGA